DNA sequence from the Desulfosporosinus sp. Sb-LF genome:
CTCCCTTTTAAATCCCGAATTTAATTCAAAGATCACGCTTATTAGCATTTAAAAATAATGTTTTTATTCCCATGTCATAATTTCGAAAAATGTTTTCGACTTTACGACAGGTATCTGATCAATGAAACTTGTTAATTTGGAGAATATCTAAAAGCCTAGTTTTCAAACGCTAATTTGATCATTAATCTTGTTACTTTTTAATACGTTAGGGATGTGAAATTAGGAGGAGAGCTTTCGTGAAAATTATTAGTTCTAAGGTCTTTCAGGGTAGAAATATATATTCACGCAAAAAGTGCATAAGATTAAACCTAGATTTAGAAGGTTATAGTGAAATTCCAAGTAAAGAAATTAATGGGTTTAATCAAAATTTAGTAAGTATGTTGCCAGAGCTTACTAAGCATCGATGTGGAATAGATGAAGATCTAGGCTTTATTAAAAGACTTACTGAGGGAACTTATTTGGCACATGTATCAGAGCATATCATAATAGCACTCCACAATATGCTTGGTTTAGAAATAAGTTATGGAAAAGCTCGGGAGATATCCGGAGAGAATTATTATGTCATTTATCAATATGAATATATGAATACAGGGCTAGAGGCTGGGAATATAGCAGTTGATCTCATTAACTCGTTAGTAAATAAAGAGCCGTTCGATTTAGACTTGAGATTAACTAGGTTAAAGGAACTATTATTAAGTGAACAACTGGGATTAAGTACACTCGATATTTGTAACGAGGCAAGGAAACGGGGAATTCCTGTATTAAAGATCGGCGAAGAAAGCATATTTCAATTAGGTTATGGAAAACACTCAAAAACGATACAAGCAACCTTGGGTAGTGATACAAAGGAAATAGCTGTAAGTATTGCACAGGATAAATTATTAACGAAAGAATTACTGAGCTTGCATTGTATACCTGTAGCAAATGGCATCAAAGTAGGGCGAAAAATCGATGCCATTTTAGGGGCTAAGGATATTGGTTATCCAGTGGTACTTAAACCTCAGTTTGGAAACCAAGGCAAGGGAGTTATTGCCAATATAAAAGATGAGATAGCGTTATCAAATGCTTATGAACGTTTAATTAAAGATTACAAATGCCTAATAATCGAAAAGCATATAAGTGGGAAAGACTATAGAGTATGCAGTGTTTATGGTGATATAGTTGCAGTTTCAGAAAGAATTCCTCCACATATCATAGGAGATGGAATAAATTCTATTGAGAAGCTTATACGTAATACTAATGAGGATATTCGCAGAGGTGAGGGCCACGAAAAGGAATTAACTAAGATTAAAATAGATGAGATACTTATAGCCCACTTAGATCAAAAGAATTATTCATTAGAGTCTGTCCTTCCCAAAGATGAAACGATAACTTTAAAAGATAATGCAAATTTATCGACGGGTGGTTTTGCTATAGATTGTACTGATTTAATATGTGAGGAGAATATTGAACTATGCAAAAGGGCTGCGAGTGCTATTGGACTGGATATTTGTGGTATAGATTTACTATGTCAAGATATTAGTAAACCTCTGAATGAAGGAGGAGCCATTATAGAAATAAATGCTGCACCTGGTATTCGAATGCATCATAATCCATATAGTGGAACAAAACGCAATGTAGCAGGACATATTGTTGATAAATTATTTAAGGATAGCGCAGAAAAAACTCCCTTAGTATCAATCACAGGTACAAATGGGAAAACCACGACCACTAGACTTATTGCCCACATACTTTCAATTGCAGGATACACGGTTGGCATGACCACAACTGGTGGAATTTATATTGGTGGGAAATGTATCTTTAAAGGTGATACCACCGGTCCAAAGAGCGCTTTAGCTGTACTCATGAATAAGGATATTGATGCAGCAGTCCTGGAAACTGCCAGGGGGGGGATAATAAAAGGAGGATTAGCCTATGACGTTGCCGATGTCGGAGTTATCACAAACATAACTCAGGATCACCTTGGAATAGATGAGGTGGAAACTATGGAAGACTTGGCAAAAGTTAAGGCGCTGGTGGGAGAAGCAGTTAAGGACGATGGCTATGTTGTTATTAATGGGGATGATAAGATGAGTATACGTATCTTGCCCCGCTTAAAGGGTCATCCTATTATATTTTCTCATGACAAGGATAATGTAGTTCTGCAAGCTTACATGAGAAACGGTGGGTATGGTGTCTATGTCGATGAGGGTAATATAATCATCCAGAAAGGCTCTCATTCTGAAGCGTTAATCGAAATAAAAAATATAGGGATTACGTTAAAAGGCATTCTCAAATATAACATTGAAAATGCAATGGCTTCCTGTGCTGCTGCAATAGGACTAGGTATTGATTATAAGACGATTAGACAGGGCTTAATGTCCTTTTACTGTAATCAAAACCCGGGAAGATTCAATATGTATCTTGTCAATAATAAAAGGGTCATATTAGACTATGGCCATAATAAAGAAGGCTATAATTGTGTGCTAGATGGACTTAAGTATATCGAACATAATAAACTTATAGGAGTCATTGGAGTACCAGGCGATAGACCAGACAGCGATATAGTCGAAGTCGGTAAATGTGCCGGAGAGAACTTTGATTATATTTTTATAAAGGAAGATATGGAAAGAAGAGGCCGAGCTAAGGGTGAGGTAGCAGATCTCCTGGAGAAAGGTGTCATGGCATCAAAATTTCACAGCAAGAACATTAGAAAAATTCCAGAGGAGACGGAAGCCTTTAAAGCAGCTTTAGATCTTGCAGATCCTGAAGATATTGTCATTGTCTTCTTCGAGAAGTCTGAACCTCTTATTGATATAATGAGAAGCAAACTTGATGAAACAAATCTCGTTGCATTAGCTAAATAAATTTAATACAAACATAATAGCTTATTATGCTTCGCATTAATAAATAAGTTATTTGCGGACTTTAGCCAATAACTGTGATCGCTTTGCGGACTTAGCTTTTTCATAGTTACTCTTAATAGCACCTAGGATATCGGTAGAAAGATTATTTGCAACAAGTTCAGCCTGCATAGCATTTAGGGTACTGTAAAATTGACTGTCTATGCTAGCCTCAAGCATAGTTCCTGCTTGAAGATATTTTTGAACCAGCTCTGGACGGTTCAATGTGCCTGCTTTACTGCCCTGCACATACTCCTGAATTGCCGTTGAATACAAAGTATCTAAACGGCTCAAGGCTACACTCTGCAAATGGTTAAACTGAGGCTTATACTTATTGTTTAGTTCGTCTTGCGTAATCGACTTCGCAACAATAGTTTCATTCTCAGGAGCTGAAGTTGTCACTATTTTGGCTTCCTCCTGCTCTTTTGACTTTTTCATCATAGAAACAATCGTTGGACTATCAATCTTCTTTGCTAAATCCCCCACTGATTTCACATTATTAACGGGTCCTGAATTATTAACTACGTTCTCATCATCAAACGAACTAAAAAAATCAGTCCCAAACTGATTATTAAGTTGTTGTTGAATTTTCGGGTCAGGCTTAAAATATTTATTGTATCCCCAAAAGCCGACCAGAGCTATAAACAGGACCAAGATACCTGTAATTTTCAGAAACTTCTTTTTCATAATTTCTCCCTACAAATTAATGTTTAATGCTTATCAGATATCTCTTAAATTATATACTCTCAGACTTTGTTTTGGAAAGACTAGCAGATAGAATCTTTGATTAGGAAATTTTCTGGTTGTCGGCAAATACTTGATGAAGAAGAAATTTCAAGTATTGTGCCGTACGGAATTAAGAAGGAGTGACGCGATCTGTGTCGAATAATGCAAATAGTATTGTAACTTCAAAACGATTAACTGATGCTCATATGGTAATGAAACAAACAGCAAGATTTAATATATGAGTAAATGGAGATAAGGGGCTTTCAATGAATGTCGAAGTTTTATTTACTAATAAGAAACTATGTGTAGGTTGTAATAAATGCATTGCTAAATGCCCTGTCAAAGCAAACGTAGCGTTCTTATATAAAGGTGAAAATAGGGTTAAAATTGATCATTTGAAATGCATTCACTGTGGGGCATGTATAGATGTATGTGATCATAATGCCCGAGACTTCACGGATGATACTGAGAGGTTTTTTGCTAACTTAACACGGGGTATTGGTATTTCTGTCATCGCCGCTCCGTCGATCCGATTTAATTTTCCCAATTATAAACGGTTATTTGGTTATTTAAAGTCTTTAGGGGTAACGCTTATTTACGATGTGTCGATCGGTGCAGATATCACGACTTGGGCTTATCTGAAAACCATTGATGAGCTGAAACTAGATTCAATTATTGCTCAACCCTGTCCTGTGATCGTGAATTACATTCAAAAATACCACTCTGAATTAATTAAATACCTTGCCCCACTCCAAAGCCCCATGATGTGCACGGCAATTTACTTAAAAAAATACAAAGGGATCGTCGATAAGATAGCCTTCTTGTCTCCTTGCATCGGCAAAATCGATGAAATCCAAGAAATAAATACCATGGGGCTTGTTAACTATAACGTTACCTATCAAAAAATGGAGGTTTATTTTGAAAAGAATCATATTAACCTCAACGATTACCCAGAGGTAGATTATGAGGATAGTGGGTGTGGGATTGGGTTAACCTTTAGTCGCCCAGGTGGACTCCGAGAAAACATAGAATTACAATTTGGTGGCGCGTGGATACGACAAGTAGAAGGTCCAGAACCTGCCTATCGTTATCTAGATGAATACGCCAAACGAGTTCAGGAAAGCAAGTCATTGCCACTGATTGTCGACATACTGAACTGTACGGGAGGGTGCAATATTGGTACTGGAACGTGTAAATTAACGACTATTGATGATGTGGATTATAAAATGAATGAACTAAAAAAGGCCAAATTGGCCAAGCATATCAAAAATCTGCCTAAGGGAGAAATCCCGTTGGTTTTTGAGTTGTTTGAATATAAACTCCGACTTCCGGACTTTACCAGGCAATATGAAGATAAGTCGCATCTCATAATCCATGAAGAGACAACTAATCTCGAACCGATCTTCACACAGTTACATAAAACGACAGAAGCATCCCGGAATGTGAATTGTTTCTCCTGTGGTTTCGGCAATTGCCACGACTTCGCAAAAGCAGTGGCATTAAGGACAAACCATGTAGGCAATTGCATTGACTTTAACCGTCAAGAGTTAGTGAGCGAAAAAGTACACCTTTCTGAAACGAACAAGGAAGTTAAGCAACTTCATTACTTAGCGACCCATGATTTCCTGACGAACATACCCAATCGCTATTACCTAGAGGAATACCTAAATATGTTGATTCATAGCGAAGGGGGATTTCAAAATGAGAGCGCACTCCTATTTATAGATCTTGATAACTTCAAAGTCGTTAACGACTCGTTTGGACATTCAAGTGGGGATCAGATACTCCTTGATTTTGTGGCTAGATTAAAGCAGAATTTGGGACAAGACGCTTTTCTGGCTAGACTTGGTGGCGATGAATTTGCTGTCGTGTTGAGAGATACAAGACTAGAAAAAGCGCGTGCAGTCGCCAATCAATTAGTACAGGCTTTGCAGATCGATGAATTTATCGTAAAAGGCCATCAGGTGACGATTAAAATCACAGCGAGTATCGGAATTATGATGATTGATGGCACACAGGATACACAATCACTTTTTTCATATGCTGACGTCGCCTTATATACCGCCAAGGACGAGGGTAAGAATCGGATTAGTATAATTCATTCTGATGACGATATTGAACACTTATCAGAGTCCAATAATAAAATTCTGCAAATAAATGCTGCTTTAAAAGAAAATAGGTTTACGTTATACTTTCAACCCGTTTTTAAGATGGATGGAACAACCATCATTCATTACGAGGCCTTGTTAAGGATGATCGATCTCGAAGGAGGCCTTATTTTACCCAACGATTTTTTACCGATTGCTGAGCGTTTTGGACTGATGTCCCAAATTGATCGCTGGGTTGTTGATTCAGCGATTGAGATATTAGGCAAACATCCTGACTTATCAATTTTCGTAAACATCTCGGCATCGAGTCTTGGAGATATAGAATTACTGAAATTTATCGAGGGTAGAATTGAAAAGAGTGATCTTCAGCCCTTCCGAATCGGGTTTGAAATCACCGAGACGGCAGCAATCAGGGACTTAGATCAAGCAGAACATTGGATTAAGAGGTTAAAACTAATGAGTTGTAAGTTCGCCTTGGATGACTTCGGAGTCGGCTTTCTGACATTCACTCATCTACAAAGGTTGCCAGTAGATTATCTTAAACTAGATGGAACCTTTATTCGAAATCTCGACACTAGTCCCACTAATAATGCATTGGTCCAAGCCATCAATGCTGTTGCTCATGCCCTTGGTAAAGCGACCATTGCTGAATACGTTGAAAATGAGGATATATGGACAATTTTGCGTGAACTAGGGATAGATTATGGTCAAGGCTATTTTTTAGGAAAACCTCTCCCCTTCAATACACCAAGAAGTTGAACCACTTAGAAACATTTCGCTAAAAATAGCCGCCGCGTATGCGGAGGCTATTTTTGATTGGGCCCTCTTATAGTCTAGTATTCAAAAACATCGACTGGAACATCAAGAACTTAGGTGTCTCTATCGATTACGATCTCTACAACTGCCACAACATCAGGAACAATATTGCGCACGTAGTACCTAGCGGTAGCTACTTTGCCAGTATTGAAATCTTCTCCGTTTAAATATTTTCTGCGACATAATAAATTAGTTTTTCAGTACTCTCCCATCCAAGACAGGCATCCGTGATTGATTTTCCATAAATATTCTCCCCTATGCCTTGCTTACCTTCTATTAGATAGCTTTCAATCATGAGACCCTTGATCATCTTCTTAAGTAACGTATCATATTTCCTACTCATTAAGACTTCTCTTGCGATTCTTGGCTGTTCAGCATAACACTTCATAGAATTTGCATGGTTTGTGTCCACAATAATAGACGGATTTGACAATTGTAGTTTTTCATACTCGTTAGAAATGCGTATTAAATCCTCATAATGATAATTCGGGATATTTCTAGCATTAGAATCTACTGCACCTCTTAAAATAGCATGGGTGAGAGGATTACCGGTTGTTTCAATTTCCCAGCCATTATAAATAAAAGTATGACCCTGTTGTGCAGCTATGATCGAGTTCAACATAACTGAAAGGTCACCACTTGTAGGATTTTTCATACCTACTGGAGTATCGACACCACTCACTGTTAATCTGTGTTGCTGATTTTCGACGGAACGAGCCCCAATTGCAATATACCCTAAAACATCTGAGAGATAGGTATAGTTTTCCGGGTAGAGCATTTCATCCGCAGCGGGCATGTAAAATTCACATAATGATCTTAAATGCATTTTTCTGATGGCTTTTATTCCTTCAAATAAATCTGGCTTTTTGCTTGGGTCTGGTTGGTGCGCCATGCCTTTATACCCCTCACCCGTTGTTCGGGGCTTATTGGTATAGATTCTTGGAATAATTATAATTGAATCGCTTACTTTTTCCTGAACCCCAGCAAGTTTTTCAATATACTCGCAGACAGAGTCTTCATTATCCGCTGAACATGGACCTACTATAAGGATAAATCGATCATCCTTATCTTCAAAGATATTGCTTATTTCTATGTCTCTTTTTTCTTTAATATCTTTAATGTGCTTTGGCAAAGGAATTTGCTCTATAATCTCATCGGCAGTTGGGATTCGTTTCAGGAATTTAATACTCATTTTCATTTCTCCTTCGTAAAACCACCTATAGCTTCGCGGCATTGCTTGACTAGTATAACTTCAGTATAGAATTTTTCTCCTAGACTATCAATGTACTCAGTAAAGTATATTGTATTTGTTAAAGTAGTGCTTAATGTTACTTTTGCGATTTAGACATATTCTTAGAGAGTCTCGCACTACGTGGTGATGAACTGAGACATATCCCGGACACAACACTAAAGAGCCCTCCCACGGTAGAATGAATCTACTGAGGGAGGGCATTGACATGTTATGGGAATTTCAAAAGATCACATTTGCCGTGTTCTTATCCCCTTGTTTCGATTCGTTTTGCTCTAGTACTCGAAAACATCGATTGGAACATCAAGAGCTGAGGTGTCACCATCGATTACGATCTCTGCAACTGCCCATACATTAGGAACTACATTGCGCACGTAATACCTAGCGGTAGCTACTTTGCCGGTATAAAACTTATAATCAAAATGATCTGATCCCACGTCTTTGGCTTTTTTATCTGCCAATATAGCCTGATCAAGAATTTGGCGACCACAGAATAGTTGGGCTGTAGCCGTAAGGACACGGTGGGAATAGAGGGGAATCATGCTCATGTTAGTCTTGGAATATCCAGCCAGAGCCTTTAGCATCTCTTTGTAAGCATCAAGAGCCTTGCCCAAGTTAGCAAATTCCTTGTTTAAGGCTTCATTGCCTTTATTAGCTTCATAGAAATCGACGATTTCCTGTACCCAAGCGCCGAATATAGAGCCACCCTTCATATTCATTTTGCGGCCAACCAAATCTAGCGACTGTATAAAGTTAGTGCCTTCCCAGATGGAGTAGATCTTCATGTCGCGAGCGATTTGGGATACGGGATACTCTTCACAGTAACCATACCCGCCATAGGATTGGATCGCTTCGCCAATGAGCCACCAGCCTTCATCCGAAGGATAGGCCTTGCAAAGTGGGGTGGCTATTTCAATCAGATCGTTGGCAGCTTGCCTTACGGCCGGATCGGGATCACGATGCCTCTGGTCAAACGCGAGATAAACCCTATACATCATGGCTCGTATGGCTTCAATATGAGCTTTACCCATCATAAGAGTGCGCTTTATATCTTCATGGTTAATGATGGCAACCCGACCAGCCTTGGGATTCGTTAGAAGGCGACCCTGAACTCTTTCTTTAGCATTATCGCGGGCATTAGCAAAGGCGTTGATAATACAGGATAGAGCCATATGGCCGGTTTCCATACGGGCCATGTTCATCATTTGGAACATCTGAGCCATACCTTCGCCCTTGCCTTCGTTTTCGCGAGGGTCAATACCCAGCAACCAGCCGCGACAATTTCCGTTTTCCCCGGCAGCTAAAGCGGCCGTGACAGAACCATGCTGTCCCATCTTATGCTCTACTCCAGTGTTCTCGAAATCGTTGTCTTCAAAGCTACCATCTTCGTTGACCCATAACTTAGGAACAACAAACAGTGAGATGCCGCTTGTACCCGGTTTGGCACCTTCAATACGAGCCAAGTAGAGGTGGATGATATTTTCAGTAAAATCATTATTTCCGCCAGTGATAAATATCTTATTCCCTTTGATTTTAAAAATCCGCGAATCGTCGGTCGGATAAGCCTTGGAAGAAATATCCCCTACATCAGTCCCAGCGCCAGGCTCGGTCAGACACATCGTTCCTGACCAGGTTCCGTCCATCATCTTAGGTAGAAACATCGCCTTCACTTTATCATCGCCAAAGCTCTGGATCAATCCGGCTGCCCCACTGGTCAGCAAAATGTAGGGCATAAAGGTTGGATTAGCAGCACCTATCAATTCCCATACGGCGGCATATAACATTTCCGGTAAGACCATAGCATCGGGTGAATTATCGATATTGCTAGTACCCCAGCCATCTTCCTGCAACTTATGGAAAAGAGGTCCAAAGCTAGGCGGGGTCGTTACTTTACCGTCATCAAAGGTCACTGGGTGAGTTTCGTTTTCATCGTTAGTCGGCTCAATGACTTCCTTGCACATTTTTAGAACGGGCTCCAGGATTGATTTAATATCATCTTTCGAATAGTAGTCAGCAAACTGCGGGTAGTTAAAAACTCCCTCAGTCGGAAGCCATTCTTGAATGATAAATTCAAAATCTCTAATATTATTCACGGCAAAATTAGAAGCCATGTTTACATCTCCTTCAGTTCGAATCGTTATTTTACACCCTTTTTAACTTCATTTACTCAAAAGAGGTAAGGCCTAAAAAACCATCACTCTCACGATAGATTTATAGAGGGGAAGCTCTATATATCTCTAGTCCACAGGGATGCCATCGCTGCTCCGCCACCTACGCAAAGCGAAGCTCCGCCTGTTGTCTTTCCAAGTCTTTCCAGTTCGTAGTAGAGACTGACAATGATGCGCAGTCCAGTAGCACCCACCGGATGTCCCAGCCCAATTCCAGAACCATTTGTGTTAATGTTGCCATCCTGCTCAAAGGTACCGATGTTCAACATAATACCTGCTTCATCTTTAATTTTTTTACCAACGCCAAGGACTTGGGCCGCAAAGGCTTCGTTAATTTCCCAGTAATCAACGTCTTCATACTTCATGCCTGCCTCTTTCAAACATTTAGGTATGGCAACCGCGGGGCCTAAACCCATGACGCGAGCTTCTACCCCTTCATCACAGACATTGATAAGTTTCATCAGAGGTTTAATTCCCAGTTCTTCAGCTTTTTTCTTAGTCATTAAGACGACTGCAGCTGCGGCGTCATTAAGACCAGAAGCGTTGGCAGCAGTGACCACTCCGTCTTTTTTAAAAGCGGGTTTAAGTTTAGCCATACTTTCGAGACTTGCTCCCCGAATAGGATGCTCGTCATGCGTGAACACGTACTCTTTCTTCCCCTTTTTGACGGGAACAGGAACAATCTCTCTCTCGAAACGACCTTCATCACTAGCCCTTACTGCTCTCTGATGGCTGAGAAGTGCTAAGGTATCGCATTCTTCTCGTGTAATTCCATACAGTTCAGCAATATTTTCAGCAGTTCCGCCCATGTGGGAACCGGCCAGTTGACAAACAAGTCCATCGGCTAACATGGCGTCCTGAAGTTTGACATCCCCCATTCTTGCACCCCATCTAGACGTCGTAGAGATATACGGGATATTACTCATACTTTCTGTACCGGTGACTAGGGCAATATCGTATTTACCCAGTTGCAGTTTCATAGCAGCAATTTCCACCGCTCTCATGGCTGATGCGCAATTCTGGTTGACCATGCAAGCACTCGATTTGGGATCCATTCCTATTTCCATAGCCACAATACGGGGTGGACAAGAGCCATTACCATGACCT
Encoded proteins:
- the cphA gene encoding cyanophycin synthetase, translating into MKIISSKVFQGRNIYSRKKCIRLNLDLEGYSEIPSKEINGFNQNLVSMLPELTKHRCGIDEDLGFIKRLTEGTYLAHVSEHIIIALHNMLGLEISYGKAREISGENYYVIYQYEYMNTGLEAGNIAVDLINSLVNKEPFDLDLRLTRLKELLLSEQLGLSTLDICNEARKRGIPVLKIGEESIFQLGYGKHSKTIQATLGSDTKEIAVSIAQDKLLTKELLSLHCIPVANGIKVGRKIDAILGAKDIGYPVVLKPQFGNQGKGVIANIKDEIALSNAYERLIKDYKCLIIEKHISGKDYRVCSVYGDIVAVSERIPPHIIGDGINSIEKLIRNTNEDIRRGEGHEKELTKIKIDEILIAHLDQKNYSLESVLPKDETITLKDNANLSTGGFAIDCTDLICEENIELCKRAASAIGLDICGIDLLCQDISKPLNEGGAIIEINAAPGIRMHHNPYSGTKRNVAGHIVDKLFKDSAEKTPLVSITGTNGKTTTTRLIAHILSIAGYTVGMTTTGGIYIGGKCIFKGDTTGPKSALAVLMNKDIDAAVLETARGGIIKGGLAYDVADVGVITNITQDHLGIDEVETMEDLAKVKALVGEAVKDDGYVVINGDDKMSIRILPRLKGHPIIFSHDKDNVVLQAYMRNGGYGVYVDEGNIIIQKGSHSEALIEIKNIGITLKGILKYNIENAMASCAAAIGLGIDYKTIRQGLMSFYCNQNPGRFNMYLVNNKRVILDYGHNKEGYNCVLDGLKYIEHNKLIGVIGVPGDRPDSDIVEVGKCAGENFDYIFIKEDMERRGRAKGEVADLLEKGVMASKFHSKNIRKIPEETEAFKAALDLADPEDIVIVFFEKSEPLIDIMRSKLDETNLVALAK
- a CDS encoding acyl-CoA dehydrogenase — its product is MASNFAVNNIRDFEFIIQEWLPTEGVFNYPQFADYYSKDDIKSILEPVLKMCKEVIEPTNDENETHPVTFDDGKVTTPPSFGPLFHKLQEDGWGTSNIDNSPDAMVLPEMLYAAVWELIGAANPTFMPYILLTSGAAGLIQSFGDDKVKAMFLPKMMDGTWSGTMCLTEPGAGTDVGDISSKAYPTDDSRIFKIKGNKIFITGGNNDFTENIIHLYLARIEGAKPGTSGISLFVVPKLWVNEDGSFEDNDFENTGVEHKMGQHGSVTAALAAGENGNCRGWLLGIDPRENEGKGEGMAQMFQMMNMARMETGHMALSCIINAFANARDNAKERVQGRLLTNPKAGRVAIINHEDIKRTLMMGKAHIEAIRAMMYRVYLAFDQRHRDPDPAVRQAANDLIEIATPLCKAYPSDEGWWLIGEAIQSYGGYGYCEEYPVSQIARDMKIYSIWEGTNFIQSLDLVGRKMNMKGGSIFGAWVQEIVDFYEANKGNEALNKEFANLGKALDAYKEMLKALAGYSKTNMSMIPLYSHRVLTATAQLFCGRQILDQAILADKKAKDVGSDHFDYKFYTGKVATARYYVRNVVPNVWAVAEIVIDGDTSALDVPIDVFEY
- a CDS encoding 3-deoxy-7-phosphoheptulonate synthase: MSIKFLKRIPTADEIIEQIPLPKHIKDIKEKRDIEISNIFEDKDDRFILIVGPCSADNEDSVCEYIEKLAGVQEKVSDSIIIIPRIYTNKPRTTGEGYKGMAHQPDPSKKPDLFEGIKAIRKMHLRSLCEFYMPAADEMLYPENYTYLSDVLGYIAIGARSVENQQHRLTVSGVDTPVGMKNPTSGDLSVMLNSIIAAQQGHTFIYNGWEIETTGNPLTHAILRGAVDSNARNIPNYHYEDLIRISNEYEKLQLSNPSIIVDTNHANSMKCYAEQPRIAREVLMSRKYDTLLKKMIKGLMIESYLIEGKQGIGENIYGKSITDACLGWESTEKLIYYVAENI
- a CDS encoding thiolase family protein, yielding MAIELNDVVMVSACRTPIGAYGGSLQPVSANELTKIVAAEAIKRAGIEPKQVDEIVSGMCLGHGNGSCPPRIVAMEIGMDPKSSACMVNQNCASAMRAVEIAAMKLQLGKYDIALVTGTESMSNIPYISTTSRWGARMGDVKLQDAMLADGLVCQLAGSHMGGTAENIAELYGITREECDTLALLSHQRAVRASDEGRFEREIVPVPVKKGKKEYVFTHDEHPIRGASLESMAKLKPAFKKDGVVTAANASGLNDAAAAVVLMTKKKAEELGIKPLMKLINVCDEGVEARVMGLGPAVAIPKCLKEAGMKYEDVDYWEINEAFAAQVLGVGKKIKDEAGIMLNIGTFEQDGNINTNGSGIGLGHPVGATGLRIIVSLYYELERLGKTTGGASLCVGGGAAMASLWTRDI
- a CDS encoding EAL domain-containing protein encodes the protein MNVEVLFTNKKLCVGCNKCIAKCPVKANVAFLYKGENRVKIDHLKCIHCGACIDVCDHNARDFTDDTERFFANLTRGIGISVIAAPSIRFNFPNYKRLFGYLKSLGVTLIYDVSIGADITTWAYLKTIDELKLDSIIAQPCPVIVNYIQKYHSELIKYLAPLQSPMMCTAIYLKKYKGIVDKIAFLSPCIGKIDEIQEINTMGLVNYNVTYQKMEVYFEKNHINLNDYPEVDYEDSGCGIGLTFSRPGGLRENIELQFGGAWIRQVEGPEPAYRYLDEYAKRVQESKSLPLIVDILNCTGGCNIGTGTCKLTTIDDVDYKMNELKKAKLAKHIKNLPKGEIPLVFELFEYKLRLPDFTRQYEDKSHLIIHEETTNLEPIFTQLHKTTEASRNVNCFSCGFGNCHDFAKAVALRTNHVGNCIDFNRQELVSEKVHLSETNKEVKQLHYLATHDFLTNIPNRYYLEEYLNMLIHSEGGFQNESALLFIDLDNFKVVNDSFGHSSGDQILLDFVARLKQNLGQDAFLARLGGDEFAVVLRDTRLEKARAVANQLVQALQIDEFIVKGHQVTIKITASIGIMMIDGTQDTQSLFSYADVALYTAKDEGKNRISIIHSDDDIEHLSESNNKILQINAALKENRFTLYFQPVFKMDGTTIIHYEALLRMIDLEGGLILPNDFLPIAERFGLMSQIDRWVVDSAIEILGKHPDLSIFVNISASSLGDIELLKFIEGRIEKSDLQPFRIGFEITETAAIRDLDQAEHWIKRLKLMSCKFALDDFGVGFLTFTHLQRLPVDYLKLDGTFIRNLDTSPTNNALVQAINAVAHALGKATIAEYVENEDIWTILRELGIDYGQGYFLGKPLPFNTPRS